One genomic region from Mangifera indica cultivar Alphonso chromosome 17, CATAS_Mindica_2.1, whole genome shotgun sequence encodes:
- the LOC123201008 gene encoding protein phosphatase 2C 77-like, protein MILDGFGSRREPMEETAVAVPFTLSSRVSNESAMEITGLKFLADTSSLLSCGNNGYNMRNNHGGISEMINEEEGSWNSTRKDDLQSVLSDSNGISMQDCSALASSSLTNSLVTLDRRQTGDSGEVIKVSSDEPNFNLKAEQISVDVDGDYGNSNGELSSEVQQEKKICRTGSLPLENLSCWGFTSICGKRPEMEDSVAVEPRFLQILTQMLINDSTNSILPSHLTGHFFGVYDGHGGCQVANYCRERIHKALAEEIETEKARLSEGSVGGNCEELWKKAFTNCFLKVDGEIGGADEPVAPDTAGSTAVVAIISPTHIIVANCGDSRAVLCRGKMPMPLSVDHKPDREDELARIEAAEGKVIQWNGSRVFGVLAMSRSIGDRYLKPWIIPDPDVMFVPRAKEDDCLILASDGLWDVMTNEEACDVARRRLHLWHKKHGDGLPAKSGRVDPDPDPAAQAAADYLVRLAIHKGSKDNITVIVVDLKAQRKLKRKI, encoded by the exons ATGATTTTGGACGGTTTCGGAAGTAGGAGAGAACCAATGGAGGAAACGGCGGTAGCTGTTCCATTTACGCTTAGTTCCAGAGTCTCCAACGAGTCAGCAATGGAGATTACTGGGCTGAAGTTTTTAGCAGACACTTCAAGCTTGTTGTCGTGTGGCAATAATGGATATAATATGAGAAATAATCATGGTGGAATCTCAGAAATGATAAATGAAGAAGAGGGTAGTTGGAATTCCACTAGGAAAGATGATTTGCAGTCAGTACTTAGTGATTCAAATGGCATCTCTATGCAGGATTGTTCAGCTTTGGCTTCTAGTTCTCTGACAAACTCACTGGTGACATTGGATAGGAGACAAACTGGTGACAGTGGTGAAGTTATTAAAGTAAGCTCTGAtgaaccaaattttaatttgaaggCTGAGCAGATTTCTGTTGATGTTGATGGAGATTATGGGAATAGCAATGGAGAATTAAGTTCTGAAGTGCAgcaggaaaagaaaatatgcaGAACAGGAAGCCTTCCATTAGAGAACTTATCCTGTTGGGGGTTCACATCAATCTGTGGTAAAAGACCAGAAATGGAAGATTCTGTTGCAGTTGAACCAAGATTTTTACAAATTCTAACTCAAATGCTCATAAATGATAGCACGAATTCAATTCTTCcaagtcatttaacagggcattTCTTTGGTGTCTATGATGGGCATGGAGGCTGTCAG GTTGCGAATTACTGCCGCGAACGAATCCATAAGGCTTTGGCCGAGGAGATAGAGACTGAGAAAGCAAGATTAAGTGAAGGAAGTGTTGGGGGCAACTGTGAGGAGCTTTGGAAGAAAGCCTTCACCAACTGTTTTCTGAAAGTTGATGGTGAAATTGGGGGAGCTGATGAACCAGTTGCCCCTGACACTGCTGGTTCCACTGCTGTGGTTGCCATAATATCACCAACCCACATAATAGTAGCAAATTGTGGTGATTCAAGAGCAGTTCTTTGTCGTGGAAAAATGCCGATGCCCTTGTCAGTTGACCACAAA CCAGATAGAGAGGATGAATTGGCCAGAATAGAAGCTGCAGAAGGCAAGGTAATACAATGGAACGGTTCACGTGTTTTTGGTGTTCTCGCCATGTCAAGATCCATAG GTGACAGATATTTGAAGCCATGGATAATTCCAGACCCAGATGTGATGTTTGTTCCTCGAGCAAAAGAAGACGATTGCCTTATTTTAGCAAGCGATGGCTTGTGGGATGTGATGACCAACGAGGAAGCCTGTGATGTTGCCCGAAGGCGACTCCATCTTTGGCACAAAAAGCACGGTGATGGTTTGCCTGCAAAAAGTGGCAGAGTTGATCCTGATCCTGATCCTGCAGCTCAAGCAGCCGCAGATTACCTCGTGAGGCTTGCCATCCACAAGGGAAGCAAAGACAATATCACTGTAATTGTGGTGGACTTGAAAGCTCAAAGGaagttgaagagaaaaatatag